A window of Chryseobacterium shandongense genomic DNA:
GACCCTTCGCAGGATTTTCAACAAAATTCCTGAAAGAAGGAAGTTATTTGGACCTTCCGGAGAGCGTCAATACAAAAAATATAAGATCTCTTTTCGGAGCATGGTGGCACAACATTCCTTTAACGAAATATCTTATTCAGCAGGTAGCTATGACGAAGGCCCAAAGAATCCAGCATTTAAGAGAATTTATTAAGGATGCCAAAGAAGAAGACTGGGAGCTTAAAGTAGCCGGACAAAGAGTCCAGATCATTAAAAAAGATGAAAAAGACGGTGGAAAACTGGAATTCGGCACTGAAGTAGTCGTTAATAAAAGAGGGACCATTGCATCTTTATTAGGTGCTTCACCAGGCGCGTCAACAGCTGTTTACGCCATGTTGAATGTTCTGGAAAGATGTTTCCCGGAAAAGCTCAACGGAGAATGGAAAGACAAGCTGATGGAAATGATCCCATCTTATGGACAGAAACTTGCTGCAAATCCCGAGCTCACCGAAAAAGTGAGAAATTATACAAAAGAAAAATTACAACTCGAATATTAAAAAAGTGAGAAGTAAGAAGTAAGATGTGAGATGTTAGTAGTCATGCAGTATTAATTTTACTTTTTATACAATCAGCTTCTTACATTTTACTTTTCACGGCTTACTATATAAAAATATGTCAGAAACCATTGCAAAACCTGTTATTGTTAAAGAATTACTGGAATCCCTTCAAACAGAAGTTCAGGAGGAACAACAGGTGATTGTGCATTGTTGTTTCCCAGCATCCCCATTTTTGGGAAACCTGATCAGAATCTGGCATTCAACCTATCTATTCGATAACCAGTCGGATCATAAAAGCAGATTGATCCATGCTGAAAATATTACGATTTATCCCAATTGGATGGCGGTACCTTTCATGAAAGACTTTTGGTTTACCTTGGTTTTCTCTGGACTACCGAAAGACTGTAAAAGTTTTGATCTGAAAGAAGTCATTCCCGAGGAAGGAGGATTTTTTGTAGAATCTATCAAAAGAAATTCCTCTGATATTTACAGGGTAAAAATTTCGGAATCTTATATATAGGAGACTATGATGTTAAGGTTAAGGTTAAGGTTGTTTCTTGGCTGAGCACAGCGCCATTGCGAACGGAAAATATACAATAAAATATAAAAGAAATCTTTGCGAACTTCGCGTTAAAGTAAAATTTTCTTACAATGAAAGAATACATACTCATACTTTTACTTTTGCCTTTGCTGGTTTTTTCCCAAAAAAACTCACAAGAAATAGCTGTGGTAAAAAAATTTCAGAAAGAGCTGAATGCAGAATATCTCAACCCAAAAGAAACACCTTTGAGAGGAGATAACTTTAAAAATTTCAAACAACATCCTTTCTTCCCGATTGATATAAAATACAGAGTCAGCGCAACATTTACCAGAACGGAAAATGCAGAACCTTTTGATCTTCCTACTTCTTCAGGTAAATCAAAATCCTACAGAGAATATGGCAAAGCTTCTTTTGAACTTGATGGAAAGTCTTACACGTTAGCTCTTTATCAGAGTTTAGATTTACTAAAACAAAAAAATACAAAGATTACCTTTTTTTACCGTTTCGTGATGCAACCAACGGAAAAGAAACTTACGGCGGCGGAAAATATATGGATCTCAAAATTCCTGAAGGCGATACCATTATTTTA
This region includes:
- a CDS encoding DUF1684 domain-containing protein; translation: MKEYILILLLLPLLVFSQKNSQEIAVVKKFQKELNAEYLNPKETPLRGDNFKNFKQHPFFPIDIKYRVSATFTRTENAEPFDLPTSSGKSKSYREYGKASFELDGKSYTLALYQSLDLLKQKNTKITFFYRFVMQPTEKKLTAAENIWISKFLKAIPLF